The following nucleotide sequence is from Tunicatimonas pelagia.
ATGATACTAACCGTTGTCAATTTTAAGGGAGGGTGCGCCAAAACTACTTCGGCTCGCTGCATCTCGGACTACCTAGCTCTTCAGGGCGCAAACGTTCTTTCTGTTGATTTGGATTCCTCCGGAAATCTTACTCAGAGCTTCGGTATAGATATACCTTCAAAGGGTGCGGGAGAAGCTATAGGTAGTGAGGGTAACGCAGATAAGTATATCATCACTGGCCAACCTAGTTTGCTTCCAAGTGGGATTAAGCTACGTGAATATGAGGCCATGTTTGCTACTCAACCGATGTCGTTTAAGAAGCTAAAAAAACTGTTGTCTCAACTGAGTTACGATTATATAGTTGTAGACTGCCCTCCTAACTTGGGTAGCCTCACTACGATGGCACTATATGCCTGTGATAGGTTTGTAGTACCGTTAGAACCAGAACATTTTGCTGTCAATGGATTGGCTAAACTGTTGGATTACGCAAAGGAAGTAATCGAAGAAGATC
It contains:
- a CDS encoding ParA family protein; amino-acid sequence: MILTVVNFKGGCAKTTSARCISDYLALQGANVLSVDLDSSGNLTQSFGIDIPSKGAGEAIGSEGNADKYIITGQPSLLPSGIKLREYEAMFATQPMSFKKLKKLLSQLSYDYIVVDCPPNLGSLTTMALYACDRFVVPLEPEHFAVNGLAKLLDYAKEVIEEDRFLGAFATRYNEKERGVLRKQLFELAGDRLSGQVFKTVIRRNIALAESQSLGESIYTYSPDSNGAKDYASLTNEILNQI